GTTAAATGACCTAACTTCATCGCCTGAGGAGACGCTTAATACAGCCATTCCGTAAGTTCCGGAGTTACTTTTTATAAATAAGTAGGGATCTTCACTGATACCTCTTTTTAGATAATCCTCTTTTAATCTGGCTATCATTTGATCAGCCGCCTGTGCGACTTTTTCTCTGTCCTCAGGGTTATCAAAATCAACCCCGTCATCATCTATCGTATCAATTGAGATCACCCATGGGTCAATGCCTAATATCTCGGCAACTTCTAAAGCAAGTTTATTATAAAATTCAAAATGTATGCTCTTTTTCCTTGTATGCCAGCCAATCTCCACCGGCGGCTCTACGGGCTGAGCAATATCTCTTAGAGTTTTGGGGCACTTTTCTGAAAAGTCATTATTTATTAAAAGAAGATCGGGATCAAAACCTGGAATTGTAACTCTGTGATTTTCTTTATTCGCTTTATAGGCCTTGATCTTAGTTCCAGAGGCCGCCTCAAATTCCATTTCCTGGGGCACATCGTCCTCTGTGATAATTCCAACATTTACTATATAGCCAACTCTGTGCAGAATAGATTTCAAAACGAGGATGTTTTGCCAGTAAAAACTGTTTCTAGTATGCATTTCAGGAACTATTAGGACAGTTTTAGTGCTGGGAAACTCTCTTTGAAAGTAGTTCTTAAACAAATTTGATGCGCGCTCTTGAAATATTGGCGAGAGGTTGTTAAACCCTGCCGGAAAAACATTTGTATCCACAGGTACTACTTTGTGGTCAGAAATTCTTAAGTCAACAGAAGTGTAGAGTGGGATGAAAGACCTGTTGATCTGAGTATTTATCCATGAGTCGAGTTTAGCTTTATTCTCAGATATCTTTTGATTTAGTTCTCTGATATGTTCCATTTTGTTGTGATTCCTAATTGGAGTAAATTTCTGATTGGGTATTCGTATTCTTATTCCTTTACTACATATGTTCCCGCTATTTTATCATGCCAAGACTGTGAGTTTTGATCAAATATTGACCAAATGAATCCTAAGAATAAAAATATTGCTGAAATATAGTATCCGATCCATCTTACAAACGATTGCCAGAACCCAATCCCATCACCATCATCTGATATTATCTTAATTCCCACTATCATTTTGCCGATTGTTTTTCCGCTATAGCCGTTCAATATTACGAAATATGAGGAAGAGAGGAAAAAAAGCAAAAGAAATATCGGCATAAAAACATTTCCCAAACTAATTTCAGGATCCTTAACAAAAAACACCCCTATTCCAAAAGCTAAAAGTGCTATTATAGAAATAATCACAACGTCAATTATAAATGCAGCAGCCCTTGAATTTAGCCCTGCTAAATCAAAGGATATTACATCTTCCTCAATATTACTGATTTCGTTAGTGTTTTCTGTAGTAGACATTTGTTTTGATGCGCTTATACAAGTTAAAGATGCTTGTGAATTTTATATATTTAGATTATTACCAATTATACCTGCGGGCAAGTAATAAATCTTAGATAACATATATTTTAAGGAAATTAAGAACGTATAAATATAAAACTGCACCTGATACCCATTTTTATCAAACAAGATCAGGTGCAGTAATTGTTGTTTTTAGAATTATTAAGAACCTTCTGAAAGCTTTACATCAATTGCAGATTTAACACCATCCGGGTTTGCTCCCGGCACCTTCATACCGTTAATAACAAACGTAGGGGTTGAGTTAATACCAATTGCCTGCGTCTCAGCCATATCGGCTTTAACTCTTGCAGCAATTTCGTCAGATTTAACGCACTTATCAAATTCTTGTGTGTTTAAACCTATTTCCTTGGCATATCCGTTAAATATTTCATCCGCGGTATCTAGCTTGATTTTGCTCTGGTTATCAAAAATCATATCATGAAATTCCCAGAACTTATCATTTCCCTGCTCGTATGCACAAAGAGATGCAATAGAAGCTTTCATTGCCCAGTTATGATTTGGTAGCGGTAGTTGTTTAAAGTAGATAGTCACATCATCGCCGTATTC
This genomic interval from Thermodesulfobacteriota bacterium contains the following:
- the gshA gene encoding glutamate--cysteine ligase — encoded protein: MEHIRELNQKISENKAKLDSWINTQINRSFIPLYTSVDLRISDHKVVPVDTNVFPAGFNNLSPIFQERASNLFKNYFQREFPSTKTVLIVPEMHTRNSFYWQNILVLKSILHRVGYIVNVGIITEDDVPQEMEFEAASGTKIKAYKANKENHRVTIPGFDPDLLLINNDFSEKCPKTLRDIAQPVEPPVEIGWHTRKKSIHFEFYNKLALEVAEILGIDPWVISIDTIDDDGVDFDNPEDREKVAQAADQMIARLKEDYLKRGISEDPYLFIKSNSGTYGMAVLSVSSGDEVRSFNSDKRKRMRVSKGGNPVRDVVIQEGIPTSFTYEDNISAEPVFYLVDTQVAGGFLRLNKSRNNLENLNSRGMEFVHFDPCDEAAHTDDVEILCSPALDLVSRIATIAAGYEIEKILDEGGCKEEVA
- a CDS encoding RDD family protein; translation: MSTTENTNEISNIEEDVISFDLAGLNSRAAAFIIDVVIISIIALLAFGIGVFFVKDPEISLGNVFMPIFLLLFFLSSSYFVILNGYSGKTIGKMIVGIKIISDDGDGIGFWQSFVRWIGYYISAIFLFLGFIWSIFDQNSQSWHDKIAGTYVVKE